In Candidatus Afararchaeum irisae, a single window of DNA contains:
- a CDS encoding transcription elongation factor Spt5: MGIYAVKTTANQERTVADMIAERDVDEIYAILAPSDLKAYVLVEAESPDVVKRVAEDIPHARTMVEGTTSMEEVEHFLTPKPSVSGVEEDAVVEIISGPFKGEKARVKRIDSSSDEVTVELHEATVPIPVTVRGDHIRVLDREE, from the coding sequence ATGGGAATATACGCAGTCAAGACAACCGCGAACCAGGAGAGGACAGTCGCCGACATGATAGCAGAGCGTGATGTCGATGAGATATATGCGATTCTCGCGCCGAGTGACCTCAAGGCGTATGTCCTAGTCGAGGCGGAGAGTCCCGATGTGGTCAAACGTGTCGCAGAGGATATACCTCACGCTCGGACGATGGTCGAGGGAACCACCAGCATGGAGGAGGTCGAGCATTTCCTGACTCCGAAGCCGTCTGTCTCGGGTGTCGAGGAAGACGCGGTCGTCGAGATCATAAGCGGTCCCTTCAAGGGGGAGAAGGCACGAGTCAAGAGGATAGACTCTTCGAGCGACGAGGTCACCGTAGAGCTACACGAGGCGACGGTTCCGATACCCGTGACAGTCAGGGGAGACCACATAAGAGTTCTCGACAGAGAAGAATAG
- a CDS encoding protein translocase SEC61 complex subunit gamma, giving the protein MDIDFSLNEYIRVLKLARTPTWQEFKQASYIAGGGIIFIGLVGFLIFVVMRFLPPAT; this is encoded by the coding sequence ATGGATATTGATTTCAGCTTAAACGAGTACATCCGTGTTCTGAAGCTAGCACGGACGCCGACTTGGCAGGAGTTCAAACAGGCGTCGTACATAGCAGGAGGCGGAATAATCTTCATAGGGCTCGTCGGCTTCCTGATATTCGTGGTCATGAGATTCCTTCCCCCCGCAACATAA
- a CDS encoding transposase, with the protein MAIVELRRTAVVKLDVDDDAYQLLQQTIDRFKQASQMVADDGWNGTEDGYIVTSKTELHDRTYDEVREATDKLNADLVCAARNRAADALDSCAEKRKNGDNPSKPQFTSGSVVYNLNAITYYEEYATLATVDGRIEAGYILPDEDVPPTTYFSEEWEKREATLHHRDGDYYLHIAVVKETEEEPEDAENGTVLGVDLNVDGYLAVTSTGAFLGNADYLNHKRREYEKRRGQMQQAGTRSAHLTMKSLGGRFANWSEDYLHRVSKALVQEALAHDCTHIAFEKLKHIRQRISNASKFQQWAFRRIQEYTEYKAAEYGIAVEKVAPRYTSQRCSHVDCSFTHDDNRDGDEFCCLKCDREYHADYNAAKNIARKLLQNWHKSGSGGATSHLALKSGTLNVNGIFTPTTV; encoded by the coding sequence ATGGCAATTGTGGAGCTTCGCCGTACCGCCGTCGTGAAACTCGACGTTGACGACGATGCTTACCAACTCCTTCAACAGACGATAGACCGCTTCAAACAGGCCTCTCAGATGGTTGCAGACGACGGCTGGAACGGCACAGAAGACGGCTACATAGTCACGTCGAAAACTGAGTTACACGACCGGACATACGACGAAGTACGCGAAGCGACCGACAAACTCAACGCTGACCTTGTGTGCGCCGCTCGGAATCGAGCCGCTGACGCACTCGATTCTTGTGCCGAGAAACGCAAAAATGGTGATAATCCCTCGAAACCACAGTTCACGTCTGGTTCCGTCGTCTACAACCTCAACGCGATTACCTACTACGAGGAGTACGCCACGCTTGCCACTGTGGACGGCCGTATCGAAGCCGGATATATCCTACCTGACGAGGATGTACCACCGACAACCTATTTCTCCGAAGAATGGGAGAAACGTGAGGCGACACTGCATCACCGTGATGGCGATTACTACCTCCACATCGCTGTCGTGAAAGAGACTGAGGAAGAGCCGGAAGATGCCGAGAACGGAACGGTTCTCGGCGTAGACTTGAACGTGGATGGTTACCTTGCCGTCACTTCGACCGGCGCGTTCCTCGGCAACGCAGATTACCTCAACCACAAGCGGCGAGAATACGAAAAGCGGCGTGGACAGATGCAACAGGCTGGAACTCGGTCGGCCCACCTGACGATGAAATCACTCGGTGGGCGATTTGCCAACTGGAGTGAAGACTACCTGCACCGTGTTTCGAAGGCACTAGTGCAAGAGGCTCTCGCTCACGACTGTACGCATATCGCATTTGAGAAGCTGAAACATATCCGCCAACGCATCTCGAACGCGAGCAAGTTCCAACAGTGGGCGTTCCGTCGTATCCAAGAGTACACCGAGTATAAAGCCGCAGAGTATGGTATTGCGGTCGAGAAAGTTGCGCCTCGGTACACCAGTCAACGGTGTAGTCACGTTGACTGTAGCTTCACGCACGACGACAACAGAGACGGCGACGAGTTTTGCTGTCTGAAGTGCGACCGCGAGTACCACGCCGACTACAACGCCGCGAAGAACATCGCTCGGAAACTACTCCAGAACTGGCACAAGTCTGGTTCTGGAGGGGCAACCAGTCACCTTGCCCTGAAGTCGGGGACGTTGAACGTGAACGGCATTTTCACGCCGACCACTGTTTAG
- the ftsZ gene encoding cell division protein FtsZ gives MDKIIEDALEEAENEENMNDELGGEINTGSSDTGAGTETGGNGPASNAETTDEELLDVLEELETDITVVGCGGAGCNTISRMEKEGIHGANLVAANTDAQHLIETEADKKLLIGKKKTGGRGAGSVPQVGEEAALESQEEITNAVSGSDMVFVTAGLGGGTGTGSAPVVAQAAQDEGALTIAVVTTPFTAEGEVRRTNAEAGLERLRDVADTVIVVPNDRLLDAVGGLPVKKAFKVADEVLMRSVKGITELITKPGLVNLDFADVRTVMEKGGVAMIGLGESDSESKAEDSVRHALRSPLLDVNIEGATSALVNVTGGNDMSIDEAEGVVEQIYDKIDTNARIIWGTSVDEELEGSMRTMVVVTGVESPQIYGKTPNETQTTESDIDYID, from the coding sequence ATGGACAAGATAATAGAAGACGCTCTTGAGGAAGCCGAGAACGAGGAGAACATGAACGACGAACTAGGAGGCGAGATAAACACGGGCTCGTCGGACACGGGTGCGGGGACAGAAACAGGGGGCAACGGCCCGGCGAGTAACGCCGAGACTACTGACGAGGAGCTACTCGACGTACTTGAGGAGCTCGAAACAGACATTACCGTAGTCGGATGTGGGGGCGCGGGCTGTAACACTATCTCCCGAATGGAGAAGGAGGGAATACACGGAGCCAACTTAGTAGCCGCCAACACCGACGCACAGCATCTCATAGAGACTGAGGCGGACAAGAAGCTCCTGATAGGAAAGAAGAAGACCGGAGGACGAGGAGCCGGATCGGTACCGCAAGTCGGCGAGGAAGCCGCTCTGGAGTCACAGGAGGAGATAACCAACGCAGTCTCGGGTTCCGACATGGTCTTCGTGACAGCAGGTCTCGGAGGAGGAACGGGGACGGGAAGTGCCCCGGTCGTCGCACAGGCGGCACAGGACGAGGGTGCTCTCACGATAGCAGTCGTCACGACGCCTTTCACCGCGGAGGGCGAGGTCAGGAGGACTAACGCCGAGGCGGGTCTCGAACGTCTGCGTGACGTCGCCGACACCGTCATAGTCGTCCCGAACGACAGGCTTCTCGACGCAGTTGGAGGTCTACCCGTCAAGAAGGCGTTCAAGGTCGCCGACGAAGTCCTGATGCGTTCGGTGAAGGGGATCACAGAGCTAATCACGAAGCCCGGTCTCGTCAACCTCGACTTCGCCGATGTACGTACCGTGATGGAGAAGGGAGGCGTAGCGATGATAGGTCTCGGAGAGAGCGACTCAGAGAGCAAGGCAGAGGACAGTGTGAGACACGCTCTGCGGTCTCCCCTCCTCGACGTCAACATAGAGGGAGCGACCTCCGCACTCGTCAACGTCACGGGCGGAAACGACATGAGCATAGACGAGGCTGAGGGGGTCGTCGAACAGATCTACGACAAGATAGACACCAACGCTAGGATAATCTGGGGAACCTCGGTCGACGAGGAACTTGAAGGCTCGATGAGGACTATGGTCGTCGTCACGGGTGTCGAGAGTCCCCAGATATACGGCAAGACCCCCAACGAGACCCAGACCACCGAGAGCGACATAGACTACATAGATTAG
- a CDS encoding D-aminoacyl-tRNA deacylase: MIGIVVSRDDEASLNIRDRLLEEADWEETEPEGDWEREYRRDGYVMVEKEGLHLYYDDVDSRLSETHDTDLLVFASRHSGDTGELLTAHFTGNFGEAEYGGEEGGLAKPAPHAAKSLLRFFEDESPDGFDVSFEATHHGPTAVETPSLYAEIGSGEDEWEREDAARTVARGLLGLDTSETYPKVAVGLGGGHYAPKFTRILLETDVAFGHVVPDHCLDDLDDTLIDDVFEISAAGFGVLDGDGTEEDLRGYPSRAESVLRRRSGLEDEVAEAIESAMSGERLFLTAHKDEDEDEEVDEVDHEDVDVDEEVDEVDPAVYGGTEAAREARRTDPDGFEDLIEEHCLGYSENDDSSLADVVLETDETEDFTRGIAGILRDKYDDVVYDEAEGEITVRRQVFSPGKAKEMGVPEGRLFGKLSGGEEVELDDRTICPEDVHVTETKVFEV; this comes from the coding sequence ATGATAGGCATCGTAGTCTCACGTGACGACGAGGCGAGTCTCAACATACGTGACAGACTCCTCGAAGAGGCAGACTGGGAAGAGACGGAGCCCGAAGGAGACTGGGAGCGAGAGTACAGACGAGACGGATACGTGATGGTGGAGAAGGAGGGTCTACATCTCTACTACGACGACGTCGACTCACGTCTCTCCGAGACACACGACACCGACCTCCTCGTCTTCGCGTCGCGTCACTCGGGAGACACGGGGGAGCTTCTCACGGCACATTTCACGGGTAACTTCGGAGAGGCGGAGTACGGCGGCGAAGAAGGAGGGTTAGCGAAGCCCGCGCCTCACGCCGCGAAGTCCCTTCTCAGATTCTTCGAGGACGAGTCTCCCGACGGCTTCGACGTCTCGTTCGAGGCGACCCACCACGGTCCCACGGCTGTCGAGACACCGTCTTTATACGCCGAGATAGGGAGTGGCGAGGACGAATGGGAACGTGAGGATGCCGCGAGGACGGTTGCGAGAGGCTTACTCGGACTCGACACCTCCGAGACATACCCCAAGGTCGCCGTCGGATTAGGAGGAGGACATTACGCGCCGAAGTTCACGCGTATTCTCCTCGAAACTGACGTCGCTTTCGGACACGTCGTCCCCGACCACTGTCTCGACGACCTCGACGACACGCTTATCGACGATGTCTTCGAGATATCGGCGGCAGGGTTCGGCGTACTCGACGGCGACGGTACCGAGGAAGATCTGCGGGGCTATCCGTCGAGGGCGGAGTCGGTACTGAGACGCCGATCGGGTCTCGAAGACGAGGTAGCAGAGGCGATAGAGTCAGCCATGTCGGGTGAACGTCTCTTCCTCACAGCACACAAAGATGAAGACGAAGACGAAGAAGTAGATGAAGTCGACCACGAAGACGTAGACGTAGACGAAGAAGTAGATGAAGTCGACCCGGCTGTCTACGGCGGTACCGAGGCGGCACGTGAGGCACGCAGGACAGACCCCGACGGATTCGAGGATCTAATCGAAGAACACTGTCTCGGCTACTCCGAGAACGACGACTCGTCTCTCGCCGACGTAGTCTTAGAGACCGACGAGACTGAGGACTTCACACGTGGGATCGCCGGGATACTCAGAGACAAGTACGACGACGTAGTCTACGACGAGGCAGAGGGGGAGATAACCGTTCGGAGGCAGGTCTTTAGCCCCGGGAAGGCTAAGGAGATGGGTGTTCCCGAGGGGCGTCTCTTCGGGAAGCTGTCCGGCGGTGAGGAGGTCGAACTCGACGACAGAACTATATGTCCGGAGGATGTTCATGTTACAGAAACCAAGGTATTTGAGGTCTGA
- a CDS encoding PAS domain S-box protein, with translation MIAVVSAAVVVVAGLYMSRRMTEPIRDFAEDAKRIADGDLDHSIKVSYPTSEMRLMSESACNMKQRLLRALDEAEEAREDAEKARKKYESIFEGSPDAVVLADAETGDILEVNQQTADLFGYSEDQLRGMRQPDLHPDEKRQEYAEAFDSVRNRADGDPVTVTEREDGSPIRIETKEGDLKPVSIRSTNIEVDGRKFAYATFRDISERKQRQRRLEMFRKAVEHAGHAIYITDTDGVIEYVNSEFEEITGYSADEMIGETPRKLKSGEQDDSYYESLWETILSGDVWEEEVVDRRKDGRLYTAHQTIAPITDSDGDPTKFVAIQTDISSRMLRQQRLQVMHRVLRHNLRNGLSVIIGYSEMIDDESQSRGIGEMIRKKASELESLSEKAERVNSLLEVSDDSDSKAGLDEVLTDITQKASLRHEDAEVYWDSDMSEPYTVSMRTKTGIKEIVDNAVEHNDTRDPRVEIDVVECDDEIEVDISDNGPGIPDDEQEVLRNGEETPLKHGSGLGLWLVYWLVKMEGGKIDISERQPRGSTVRVILPKPD, from the coding sequence ATGATAGCCGTCGTCTCAGCGGCTGTAGTCGTGGTAGCGGGTCTCTACATGTCAAGACGTATGACAGAGCCCATACGTGACTTCGCCGAGGACGCCAAGAGGATAGCAGACGGCGACCTTGATCACAGCATAAAGGTATCGTATCCGACCTCCGAAATGCGTCTGATGTCGGAGTCGGCTTGTAACATGAAACAGAGGCTCCTGAGGGCACTCGACGAAGCCGAGGAGGCTAGGGAAGACGCCGAGAAGGCACGTAAGAAGTACGAGTCGATATTCGAGGGCTCACCCGACGCAGTCGTGCTTGCGGACGCCGAGACGGGCGACATACTTGAGGTCAACCAACAGACTGCCGACCTCTTCGGATACTCCGAGGATCAACTCAGGGGTATGAGACAGCCCGATCTACATCCCGACGAAAAGAGACAGGAGTACGCCGAGGCGTTCGACTCTGTACGTAACAGAGCCGATGGGGATCCGGTCACAGTAACAGAGCGAGAAGACGGCTCACCTATCCGTATAGAGACGAAGGAAGGAGATCTGAAGCCCGTGAGCATAAGATCGACCAACATCGAAGTCGACGGCAGGAAGTTCGCCTACGCCACATTCAGGGACATATCCGAGAGAAAACAGCGTCAGAGACGTCTTGAGATGTTCAGGAAGGCTGTCGAACACGCGGGACATGCGATATACATCACCGACACCGACGGGGTTATAGAGTACGTCAACTCGGAGTTCGAGGAAATCACGGGCTACTCAGCCGACGAGATGATCGGAGAGACTCCCAGAAAGCTCAAGTCGGGCGAACAGGACGATTCCTACTACGAGAGCCTGTGGGAGACTATACTCTCGGGAGATGTCTGGGAGGAGGAGGTCGTCGACAGACGTAAGGACGGCAGGCTCTATACCGCACACCAGACTATAGCACCCATCACCGACTCCGACGGCGACCCCACCAAGTTCGTGGCTATACAGACCGACATAAGCTCACGTATGCTCAGACAGCAGAGACTACAGGTGATGCACAGGGTTCTGCGCCACAACCTCAGAAACGGCTTGAGCGTCATAATCGGGTACTCCGAGATGATAGACGACGAGAGCCAGAGCCGGGGCATAGGAGAGATGATAAGGAAGAAAGCCTCCGAGCTAGAGAGCCTGAGCGAGAAAGCCGAACGGGTAAACAGCCTGCTTGAGGTCTCTGATGACTCGGACAGTAAGGCGGGACTCGACGAGGTTCTCACAGACATCACACAGAAGGCTTCTCTGCGTCACGAAGACGCCGAGGTATACTGGGACTCCGACATGTCGGAGCCATACACAGTCTCGATGAGAACCAAGACGGGTATAAAGGAGATAGTCGACAACGCAGTAGAACACAACGACACACGTGATCCGAGAGTCGAGATAGACGTAGTCGAGTGCGACGACGAGATAGAGGTGGACATATCCGACAACGGTCCCGGAATACCCGACGACGAACAGGAGGTTCTCAGAAACGGTGAGGAGACACCACTCAAACACGGAAGCGGTCTCGGTCTCTGGCTCGTCTACTGGCTCGTGAAGATGGAAGGCGGCAAGATAGACATATCCGAGAGACAGCCCCGGGGGAGCACTGTCAGAGTCATTCTGCCGAAGCCGGACTGA
- a CDS encoding sulfite exporter TauE/SafE family protein: protein MSYSYSDIQKTFLRNQHFFVFAAPVVFIAAVYLFAPTSVPEGTTQAEYWLNYWWLFPFFVLGATTVNTVGISGSALFVPFFIFIFPILSHPLEPETLVKVGLISEAFGLSSSSIAFIRYGLVDRRVAVALVGGSLPFVVGGALLSFVIPEVVFHSLLGIALLASAYLLSRTDLSHGHGDSSETSCATTDGGTASNLPDDPGMVGDAGVRTDEDGTVTRVDCEGDDYKYDRSGYLRRFANYSIGGTFQGLAGFGIGELGIISMLNTRVPIRVAIGTNHIVVALTAIIASAVHIFGGGIVGGHSMNIASTPWNMVVFTVPATVLGGQIAPYVSNALETQTIKKFVCGLFSVIAVALFLMASGGM, encoded by the coding sequence ATGTCATACTCGTACTCAGACATACAGAAGACGTTCCTGAGGAACCAGCATTTCTTCGTCTTCGCAGCACCCGTCGTGTTTATCGCGGCTGTCTACCTCTTCGCGCCGACATCGGTACCCGAGGGCACGACACAGGCGGAGTACTGGCTGAACTACTGGTGGCTCTTCCCGTTCTTCGTCCTCGGAGCCACGACGGTCAACACGGTCGGTATAAGCGGATCGGCTCTCTTCGTGCCGTTCTTCATATTCATATTCCCGATTCTGTCGCATCCCTTGGAGCCCGAGACACTCGTCAAGGTCGGGCTGATAAGCGAGGCGTTCGGTCTGTCGAGTTCGTCGATTGCCTTCATACGTTACGGACTCGTTGACAGACGTGTCGCAGTCGCTCTCGTCGGAGGATCACTCCCCTTCGTCGTCGGAGGCGCGCTCCTGTCTTTCGTGATACCCGAGGTAGTCTTCCATTCGCTTCTCGGGATAGCCCTACTCGCTTCGGCTTACCTCCTGTCAAGAACCGACCTGAGCCACGGACACGGTGACTCCTCCGAGACGTCGTGTGCGACTACCGACGGCGGCACTGCTTCGAACCTCCCCGACGACCCCGGAATGGTGGGTGATGCGGGAGTCAGGACAGACGAGGACGGCACCGTGACACGTGTCGACTGTGAGGGCGACGACTACAAATACGACAGGTCGGGCTACCTCAGACGGTTCGCCAACTACAGCATAGGAGGTACCTTCCAGGGACTCGCCGGATTCGGTATAGGTGAACTCGGCATCATATCGATGCTCAACACACGTGTCCCGATACGTGTAGCGATAGGTACCAACCACATAGTCGTGGCTCTTACCGCTATAATCGCCTCGGCGGTTCATATATTCGGCGGCGGCATAGTCGGAGGTCACTCGATGAACATAGCCTCGACGCCGTGGAACATGGTAGTCTTCACCGTCCCCGCGACCGTCTTAGGGGGACAGATAGCACCTTACGTCTCAAACGCCTTAGAGACCCAGACGATAAAGAAGTTCGTCTGTGGTCTCTTCTCGGTGATCGCAGTCGCTCTCTTCCTCATGGCGTCAGGAGGAATGTAG
- a CDS encoding tripartite tricarboxylate transporter permease, producing the protein MTLLLSFPSSFLVLVSFSFSQLSPASVLVFGGVGFLLGTLSGLTPGLHVNTFALLLAGAVPAAVSRLGIEISPELLGVAIVAAAVTHTFLDIVPSLVVGVPDDSMALAALPGHRMVLDGRGHEALRLSALGSLVAVGFGVVVSLPLTLGMVRLYPVLEDSMALVLGATAGFLLFTEGGIRRSLTAAFVLVSSGLLGYYVLNSGETSNLLMPLFTGLFGMPVVATSALSDSDIPEQDADASPRIPRRRTLTSAASGSLAGGVVGWIPGISPALATVFVQSFIPGSDPGMGGGESHDSSAREFIVAVSGVNSSNALFALLALYFIDRPRSGAMVALSDVVTVSRDLTVVYIGVVVGVSAVAFGATVVLGRLVFRAAESVSYRLVTVCVAVLLVLLTVALTGIRGLPILVSATAIGMVPNHSRVRRVHCMGSLLLPLVLFYV; encoded by the coding sequence TTGACACTCTTACTCTCGTTTCCGTCTTCGTTCTTGGTCTTGGTCTCGTTTTCATTTTCACAGTTATCGCCGGCGTCAGTCTTAGTCTTCGGAGGCGTCGGCTTTCTTCTCGGAACCCTAAGCGGTCTCACACCGGGACTACACGTCAACACATTCGCTCTTCTTCTCGCAGGAGCCGTTCCGGCAGCAGTCTCACGTCTCGGGATCGAGATCTCGCCCGAACTCCTCGGAGTGGCGATAGTCGCCGCGGCTGTCACGCATACGTTCCTCGACATAGTTCCGAGCCTCGTAGTCGGAGTACCCGACGACTCAATGGCTCTCGCCGCACTTCCCGGGCACCGTATGGTACTCGACGGAAGGGGACACGAGGCTCTGCGTCTCTCAGCCCTCGGGAGTCTCGTAGCCGTGGGCTTCGGTGTCGTCGTATCCCTCCCTCTCACTCTCGGAATGGTGAGACTTTACCCAGTCTTAGAGGACTCGATGGCATTAGTCCTCGGAGCCACAGCCGGCTTTCTCCTCTTTACCGAGGGTGGTATCAGGAGGAGTCTCACAGCGGCTTTCGTTCTCGTGAGCAGCGGTCTCTTAGGCTACTACGTCCTCAACTCGGGCGAAACGTCGAACCTCCTCATGCCTCTCTTCACGGGACTCTTCGGAATGCCCGTCGTCGCCACGAGTGCATTATCCGACTCGGATATACCCGAACAGGACGCCGACGCGTCTCCACGTATACCCAGAAGACGTACTCTCACGAGTGCCGCATCGGGAAGCTTAGCCGGTGGAGTCGTCGGATGGATACCCGGCATAAGTCCCGCCCTAGCTACAGTCTTCGTCCAGAGCTTCATACCCGGCTCCGATCCCGGAATGGGAGGCGGAGAAAGTCACGACTCATCCGCACGTGAGTTCATAGTCGCCGTCTCGGGAGTCAACTCCTCTAATGCTCTCTTCGCTCTCCTCGCTCTCTACTTCATAGACAGGCCTAGGAGCGGAGCAATGGTCGCACTCTCGGACGTAGTAACTGTAAGCCGTGACCTCACTGTCGTATACATAGGAGTCGTCGTCGGAGTCTCCGCAGTCGCATTCGGCGCGACGGTAGTTCTAGGACGCCTGGTCTTCAGAGCCGCCGAGTCGGTGAGCTACCGTCTCGTGACAGTCTGTGTAGCAGTTCTCCTCGTCTTACTAACTGTGGCTCTCACGGGCATCAGAGGTCTTCCGATACTCGTCTCGGCGACAGCTATAGGGATGGTTCCCAACCACAGCCGTGTCAGACGTGTACACTGTATGGGAAGTCTCCTGTTACCGCTGGTACTCTTCTACGTATAA
- the ilvD gene encoding dihydroxy-acid dehydratase, with protein sequence MEASDGESNTEKDSQLRSAEVTEGADRAPHRSLFRAAGLDDEEIHKPLIGIANSWNEIVPGHVHLDKLAHEVKKGVEEAGGTPLEFNTIAVDDGIAMGHDGMRASLPSREIIADSVELMANAHKFDGIVALASCDKIVPGMLMAIARLDIPAIMVTGGQMEAGEFEGEPADLVSVFEGVSKYNEGEMSGEELYNLECNACPSEGSCAGMFTANTMACVTETLGLSWTGCATYGATDTRKYDIAQKSGREILRLVREDIRPSEFLTHESFENALAVDLALGGSTNTMLHLPAIAQEAGVDISLADFDEIAQKTPHLAHMSPAGTWRMEHLRDDGGVPGVMTQLQDQLHLDRPTVDGKTVGERIDEAERVGKVIQSADDPVHDGGGLAVLKGNLAPEGAVVKAAAMDDSMRQFTGRARVYDSQQEALDAIDGGEIEKGDAIVIRYEGPKGGPGMPEMLEPTSKISGSPTLSGEVALITDGRFSGGTRGAAIGHVSPEAAEGGLIGLVEEGDKIRIDVDKGILSLEVDDETLEERAEDWSPVEKDASGVLERYAAMATSAANGGLLEVPSCEDDVEIP encoded by the coding sequence ATGGAAGCCTCTGACGGCGAATCTAACACGGAAAAGGACTCACAGCTAAGGAGCGCGGAGGTGACTGAGGGAGCCGACCGCGCCCCCCACCGTTCCCTCTTCCGCGCGGCGGGTCTAGACGACGAGGAGATACATAAGCCTCTGATAGGGATCGCCAACTCGTGGAACGAGATAGTCCCAGGACACGTCCATCTCGACAAGCTCGCACACGAGGTCAAGAAAGGTGTCGAGGAGGCGGGAGGAACGCCGCTAGAGTTCAACACGATAGCCGTCGACGACGGCATAGCGATGGGACACGACGGCATGAGGGCGAGCCTCCCGTCGCGCGAGATAATTGCCGACTCAGTCGAGCTGATGGCTAACGCTCACAAGTTCGACGGAATAGTCGCACTCGCGTCGTGTGACAAGATAGTCCCGGGCATGCTGATGGCGATAGCACGTCTCGACATACCCGCGATAATGGTGACGGGAGGACAGATGGAGGCGGGGGAGTTCGAGGGGGAGCCCGCCGACCTCGTCTCCGTCTTCGAGGGAGTCAGCAAGTACAACGAGGGCGAGATGTCGGGGGAGGAGTTATATAACCTCGAATGTAACGCGTGTCCGAGCGAGGGCTCGTGTGCGGGGATGTTTACGGCGAACACGATGGCGTGTGTCACCGAGACTCTCGGACTGTCGTGGACGGGATGTGCGACCTACGGAGCGACCGACACACGTAAGTACGACATAGCTCAGAAGAGCGGAAGGGAGATACTCCGTCTGGTGCGTGAGGACATACGTCCCTCTGAGTTCCTCACACATGAGTCGTTCGAGAACGCACTCGCTGTCGACCTCGCCTTAGGCGGAAGTACCAACACTATGTTACATCTCCCCGCTATAGCCCAGGAGGCGGGAGTCGACATAAGCCTTGCAGACTTCGACGAGATAGCCCAGAAGACACCACATCTCGCACATATGAGCCCCGCAGGTACGTGGAGAATGGAGCATCTCAGGGACGACGGCGGTGTCCCCGGTGTGATGACCCAGCTTCAGGATCAGCTACATCTCGACCGTCCGACAGTAGACGGAAAGACGGTAGGAGAGAGGATAGACGAGGCGGAGAGGGTCGGAAAGGTGATCCAGTCCGCCGACGATCCCGTACACGACGGTGGCGGCTTAGCCGTCCTGAAGGGCAACCTCGCACCTGAGGGTGCTGTCGTCAAGGCAGCGGCGATGGACGACTCGATGAGACAGTTCACGGGGAGAGCACGTGTCTACGACTCACAGCAGGAGGCACTCGACGCCATAGACGGCGGAGAGATAGAGAAGGGCGACGCCATAGTCATACGGTATGAGGGTCCAAAGGGAGGACCCGGAATGCCCGAGATGCTTGAGCCCACCTCGAAGATATCCGGCTCGCCGACACTCTCGGGCGAGGTCGCTCTGATCACCGACGGACGTTTCTCGGGAGGCACGAGAGGCGCGGCGATAGGACACGTCAGCCCTGAGGCGGCGGAGGGCGGTCTGATAGGACTCGTCGAGGAGGGAGACAAGATAAGGATAGACGTCGACAAGGGCATCCTCTCGCTCGAAGTCGACGACGAGACCCTCGAAGAACGCGCCGAGGACTGGTCACCTGTCGAGAAGGACGCGTCGGGCGTCTTAGAACGTTACGCAGCGATGGCGACGAGTGCGGCGAACGGCGGACTCCTCGAAGTCCCGTCGTGTGAAGACGATGTCGAGATACCTTAA